One Streptosporangium sp. NBC_01495 DNA window includes the following coding sequences:
- a CDS encoding helix-turn-helix domain-containing protein encodes MDNGQRNLLGEFLRARREATSPAQVGFLHAPSSRTPGLRREEVAMLAGVSDSYYIRLEQGRERNPSAQVLGALARVLCLEPDAAAYLYSLAHPGVRPRAETGAVDRVSPSLLRLMHLCPNTPAMVIGRRLDVLAVNPMIEALYEGVTHFDNCLRMIYLNPRAADFYPDWEKAARAKTAQLRSAVAADPDDPYLHGLVEELTVHSEEFRHIWARHEVRTRGNEAKELRHPKLGDLTLSWEVLSVSGTGQKFVALTAEPGSDSERALRELASTVARQTATEAAGSSARL; translated from the coding sequence ATGGACAACGGTCAACGCAACCTGCTCGGCGAGTTCCTTCGCGCCCGGCGCGAAGCCACCAGTCCAGCACAGGTGGGCTTCCTGCATGCTCCCTCCTCCCGCACCCCGGGGCTGCGGCGCGAGGAGGTCGCCATGCTCGCCGGAGTCAGCGACTCGTACTACATCCGGCTGGAGCAGGGACGCGAACGCAATCCCTCCGCCCAGGTGCTGGGCGCCCTGGCGCGAGTGCTGTGCCTGGAACCCGACGCCGCCGCCTACCTCTACTCGCTCGCCCACCCCGGGGTCCGCCCCCGGGCCGAGACCGGTGCCGTGGATCGGGTCAGTCCCAGCCTGCTGCGGCTCATGCACCTCTGCCCGAACACCCCCGCGATGGTGATCGGCCGGCGCCTGGACGTGCTGGCCGTCAATCCGATGATCGAGGCCCTGTACGAGGGCGTGACCCACTTCGACAACTGCCTGCGCATGATCTATCTCAATCCGCGAGCGGCCGATTTCTACCCCGACTGGGAGAAGGCCGCCCGCGCCAAGACGGCGCAGCTGCGCTCCGCCGTGGCGGCCGACCCCGACGACCCGTACCTGCACGGACTGGTGGAGGAGCTCACCGTCCACAGCGAGGAGTTCCGGCACATCTGGGCCCGCCACGAGGTACGGACGCGCGGCAACGAGGCCAAGGAGTTGCGCCACCCGAAGCTGGGCGACCTCACCCTTTCCTGGGAGGTGCTCTCCGTCAGCGGCACCGGCCAGAAATTCGTCGCCCTCACGGCCGAGCCGGGGAGCGACTCCGAACGGGCGCTGAGGGAACTGGCGAGCACGGTCGCCCGGCAGACCGCGACGGAGGCCGCGGGGTCTTCGGCTCGGCTGTAG
- a CDS encoding excinuclease ABC subunit UvrA: MFPSAPPAGDRGPRHGRAAADSHDVIEVRGARENNLADISLDIPKRRLTVFTGVSGSGKSSLVFGTIAAESQRLINETYTAFIQSFMPDLGRPDVDALRNLSAAIVVDQERMGANSRSTVGTATDAQTMLRIVFSRIGTPHVGTSTAFSFNSAEGMCPECEGLGRVSDVDVSQLVDVDRSLNEGAITVPNFTVDSWYWQGLANSGLYDPDVKLRDYTPAQWEDFLHKPATKIKIGTMNTTYEGLLVKVRRLYLAKDRESMQPHIRAFVDRAVTFTSCRACGGSRLNSAALASKIDGRNIADCAAMQISDLAEFVRGVEDASVGPLIATLRNTLESLVEIGLGYLSLDRESSTLSGGEAQRVKMVRHLGSSLTDVTYVFDEPTVGLHPHDIERMNNLLLRLRDKGNTVLVVEHKPETIEIADHVVDLGPGAGSSGGRVCFTGDVAALRKSDSLTGRHLDHRARLRERVRSPRGQLSITGATLHNLKDVSVDIPLGVLTVVTGVAGSGKSSLIHGSLPRREGVAVVDQTAIRGSRRSNPATYTGLLDPIRTAFAKANGVRAALFSANSEGACPNCKGIGLVYSDLAMMAGVASVCEQCEGRRFTPEVLTHKLRGKDISEVLGMSVAEARDFFAPGKGSGTASSDAASKVNFGAARVVLDRLADVGLGYLGLGQPLTTLSGGERQRLKLAIRMAEKATTYVLDEPTTGLHLADVDQLLALMDRLVDNGNTVVVIEHHQAVMAHADWIIDLGPGAGHDGGRIVFTGTPADLVSGGDSLTARHLRAYLGKNGVV, translated from the coding sequence GTGTTCCCATCCGCCCCACCGGCCGGCGATCGCGGCCCGCGACACGGCCGGGCCGCCGCGGACAGCCACGACGTGATCGAGGTTCGCGGCGCCAGGGAGAACAACCTGGCCGACATCTCGCTGGACATTCCCAAGCGGCGGCTCACCGTCTTCACCGGGGTCTCCGGGTCGGGGAAGTCCTCCCTCGTCTTCGGCACCATCGCGGCGGAGTCGCAGCGCCTGATCAACGAGACCTACACGGCCTTCATCCAGTCGTTCATGCCCGACCTCGGCCGCCCCGACGTCGACGCCCTGCGCAACCTGAGCGCGGCGATCGTCGTCGACCAGGAGCGGATGGGCGCCAACTCCCGATCCACGGTCGGCACGGCGACCGACGCGCAGACGATGCTGCGGATCGTCTTCAGCCGGATCGGCACCCCCCACGTCGGCACCTCGACCGCGTTCAGCTTCAACAGCGCCGAGGGCATGTGCCCGGAGTGCGAGGGGCTCGGCCGGGTGTCGGACGTCGACGTCTCCCAGCTCGTCGACGTCGACCGCTCGCTCAACGAGGGCGCGATCACCGTCCCCAACTTCACCGTGGACTCGTGGTACTGGCAGGGCCTGGCCAACTCCGGGCTCTACGACCCCGACGTCAAGCTGAGGGACTACACCCCGGCCCAGTGGGAGGACTTCCTGCACAAACCCGCCACCAAAATCAAAATCGGCACGATGAACACCACCTACGAGGGGCTCCTGGTCAAGGTACGGCGGCTCTACCTCGCCAAGGACCGGGAGTCGATGCAGCCCCACATCCGGGCGTTCGTGGACCGGGCCGTGACGTTCACGAGCTGCCGCGCGTGCGGTGGCAGCCGGCTCAACTCCGCCGCGCTCGCCTCGAAGATCGACGGCCGCAACATCGCCGACTGCGCGGCCATGCAGATCAGCGACCTGGCCGAGTTCGTCCGGGGCGTCGAGGACGCGTCGGTGGGACCGCTGATCGCCACCCTGCGCAACACGCTGGAGTCGCTGGTCGAGATCGGCCTGGGCTACCTGAGCCTGGACCGCGAGTCGTCCACGTTGTCCGGGGGCGAGGCGCAGCGGGTGAAGATGGTCCGCCACCTCGGCTCCAGCCTGACCGACGTCACCTACGTCTTCGACGAGCCCACCGTGGGGCTGCACCCGCACGACATCGAGCGGATGAACAACCTGCTGCTGCGCCTGCGCGACAAGGGCAACACGGTCCTGGTCGTCGAGCACAAGCCGGAGACGATCGAGATCGCCGACCACGTGGTGGACCTGGGCCCGGGGGCGGGCTCGTCCGGCGGCCGGGTGTGCTTCACCGGTGACGTGGCCGCGCTCCGCAAGTCGGACTCCCTGACGGGCCGCCACCTGGACCACCGGGCCCGGCTGCGCGAGCGGGTACGGTCGCCGCGCGGGCAGCTGTCGATCACGGGCGCCACCCTGCACAACCTCAAGGACGTGAGCGTGGACATCCCGCTTGGCGTGCTGACCGTGGTCACCGGCGTCGCCGGGTCCGGCAAGAGCTCGCTGATCCACGGCTCACTCCCCCGCAGGGAGGGCGTCGCCGTGGTCGACCAGACCGCGATCCGCGGGTCCCGCCGCAGCAACCCGGCCACCTACACCGGCCTGCTCGACCCGATCCGCACCGCCTTCGCCAAGGCCAACGGCGTCAGGGCGGCCCTGTTCAGCGCGAACTCCGAGGGGGCCTGCCCCAACTGCAAGGGCATCGGCCTGGTCTACAGCGACCTCGCCATGATGGCCGGGGTCGCGTCGGTGTGCGAGCAGTGCGAGGGCAGGCGGTTCACCCCCGAGGTGCTCACCCACAAGCTGCGCGGCAAGGACATCAGCGAGGTGCTGGGCATGTCGGTGGCCGAGGCCCGCGACTTCTTCGCTCCGGGCAAGGGTTCGGGTACGGCTTCCTCGGACGCGGCCTCGAAGGTGAACTTCGGCGCGGCACGAGTCGTCCTCGACCGGCTCGCCGACGTGGGCCTGGGCTACCTCGGCCTCGGCCAGCCGCTCACCACCCTGTCCGGCGGCGAGCGGCAGCGGCTCAAGCTGGCCATCCGGATGGCGGAGAAGGCCACGACGTACGTGCTGGACGAGCCGACCACCGGCCTGCACCTGGCGGACGTGGACCAGCTGCTCGCCCTGATGGACCGGCTCGTCGACAACGGCAACACGGTCGTCGTCATCGAGCACCACCAGGCCGTGATGGCCCACGCCGACTGGATCATCGACCTCGGCCCGGGAGCCGGACACGACGGCGGCCGGATCGTCTTCACCGGCACCCCCGCCGACCTCGTCTCCGGAGGGGACTCCCTCACCGCCCGGCACCTGCGCGCCTACCTGGGAAAGAACGGGGTGGTATGA
- a CDS encoding B12-binding domain-containing radical SAM protein produces MNTKVTFVELSAFEAILPLASGYMQAYAQHDPEVGPRCEFEIYSAPVSADREEVIDELLGRRSDVYAISCYIWNIGFVRAVLAALHERLPRAQFILGGPQVMQHAHEYVSPEQENVVVCNGEGEKTMVQYLRQVLSGAPDFADVHGISFWRSGELVTTEAAERVRDLMEVPSPFTSGVFEEGKYTTAILETNRGCPFSCGFCFWGAATNDKVHKFEDQRVRDDITWISKNNFVSIFIADANWGMAPRDVELTRHLVECSEENGYPVMVSMAAAKNKPDRMAEITEILVQGGLLTSQPISLQSMSSRTLELVDRSNIKPATYTELQRTLREKRISSYIELIWPLPGETLDSYKEGVAELCRLRADTLIVYPQLLLHNTSIYAKRDLLGVQVERVPSDVTEADVVVGTNWVSREECERGTWFYYAVHSLYNLRGLYYLANYLDRSGTRRFEDFFTDAATYFESRTDTEVATFFRDSVEKLWNYDFHNFGMVAHIVLHSHREEFDGLLVDFARGRSWWEDPRARAAFELDLLARPYIYLAKPKPPRYDFTELGVESRAGARGKTTSVVDMPADLAALLIDLDVTGLEAGQEHLTRLELDHPRGRKLPFMPERSLEHNASYCQGMVLRLREYLPTWRPESETAALPGRR; encoded by the coding sequence ATGAACACCAAAGTCACATTCGTCGAGCTGTCTGCATTCGAGGCCATCCTGCCCCTCGCCTCCGGTTACATGCAGGCCTACGCGCAGCACGACCCGGAGGTGGGACCGCGATGTGAGTTCGAGATCTATTCCGCCCCCGTGTCCGCCGACCGGGAGGAAGTGATCGACGAACTCCTCGGCAGACGCAGCGACGTGTACGCCATCAGCTGTTACATCTGGAACATCGGATTCGTGCGCGCCGTGCTGGCCGCGCTGCACGAACGGCTGCCGCGGGCCCAGTTCATCCTCGGCGGCCCGCAGGTCATGCAGCACGCCCACGAGTACGTCTCCCCCGAGCAGGAGAACGTCGTCGTCTGCAACGGCGAGGGCGAGAAGACGATGGTGCAGTACCTGCGCCAGGTCCTCAGCGGCGCTCCCGACTTCGCCGACGTCCACGGGATCAGCTTCTGGCGCTCGGGGGAGCTCGTCACCACCGAGGCCGCCGAGCGGGTGCGCGACCTCATGGAGGTGCCCTCGCCCTTCACCTCCGGCGTCTTCGAGGAGGGCAAGTACACCACCGCGATCCTGGAGACCAACCGTGGATGCCCGTTCAGCTGCGGTTTCTGCTTCTGGGGAGCGGCGACCAACGACAAGGTGCACAAGTTCGAGGACCAGCGCGTCCGCGACGACATCACCTGGATCAGCAAGAACAACTTCGTGTCGATCTTCATCGCCGACGCCAACTGGGGCATGGCCCCGCGCGACGTGGAGCTCACCCGCCACCTGGTGGAGTGCAGCGAGGAGAACGGCTACCCGGTGATGGTCTCGATGGCCGCGGCCAAGAACAAGCCCGACCGCATGGCCGAGATCACCGAAATCCTCGTGCAGGGCGGCCTGCTGACCAGCCAGCCCATCTCCCTGCAGTCGATGAGCTCCAGGACCCTCGAGCTGGTCGACCGCTCGAACATCAAGCCCGCGACCTACACCGAGCTCCAGAGGACGCTCAGGGAGAAGCGCATCAGTTCCTACATCGAGCTGATCTGGCCGCTTCCCGGGGAAACCCTGGACTCGTACAAGGAAGGGGTCGCGGAATTGTGCCGGCTGCGGGCCGACACGCTGATCGTCTATCCGCAGCTTCTTCTTCACAACACCTCGATCTACGCCAAGCGCGACCTTCTCGGAGTGCAGGTCGAACGCGTTCCCAGTGATGTCACGGAAGCCGATGTCGTGGTCGGCACCAACTGGGTCAGCCGCGAGGAGTGCGAGCGCGGCACATGGTTCTACTACGCGGTCCACTCGCTCTACAACCTGCGCGGCCTGTATTACCTCGCCAATTACCTGGACAGGTCCGGAACCAGGAGGTTCGAGGACTTCTTCACCGATGCCGCGACGTATTTCGAGAGCCGTACGGACACCGAGGTCGCGACTTTCTTTCGCGATTCGGTGGAGAAACTCTGGAACTACGACTTTCACAATTTCGGGATGGTCGCGCACATCGTCCTGCATTCGCACCGCGAGGAGTTCGACGGGCTGCTCGTCGACTTCGCCCGCGGCCGGTCCTGGTGGGAGGACCCCCGGGCGCGGGCCGCGTTCGAGCTCGACCTGCTGGCCCGGCCCTACATCTACCTGGCCAAGCCGAAGCCGCCCCGCTACGACTTCACCGAGCTGGGCGTCGAGTCGCGCGCCGGGGCGCGCGGGAAGACGACCTCGGTCGTGGACATGCCCGCAGACCTGGCCGCCCTCCTCATCGACCTCGACGTGACCGGCCTGGAGGCCGGTCAGGAGCACCTGACCCGCCTGGAGCTCGACCACCCGCGCGGGCGCAAGCTGCCGTTCATGCCGGAGCGCAGCCTGGAGCACAACGCCTCCTACTGCCAGGGCATGGTGCTGCGGCTGCGGGAGTATCTCCCCACCTGGCGGCCGGAGTCCGAGACCGCCGCGCTGCCCGGCCGGCGCTGA
- a CDS encoding winged helix-turn-helix transcriptional regulator, giving the protein MKETKKRTFTCGFDAAIAVMGGKWKGLILFALQDGPLRFGELRRAVPDISERVLILQLREMEATGLLHREVYHQVPPKVEYSLTEFGHSLNTAMAPLGEWGEEHIERIEAIPWDQVG; this is encoded by the coding sequence ATGAAGGAAACGAAAAAGCGGACGTTCACCTGCGGTTTCGACGCTGCCATCGCCGTCATGGGAGGCAAGTGGAAGGGGCTGATCCTGTTCGCACTCCAGGATGGCCCCCTGCGCTTCGGGGAGTTGCGGCGTGCGGTCCCCGACATCAGCGAGCGGGTGCTGATCCTGCAGCTGCGGGAGATGGAGGCCACCGGGCTGCTGCATCGCGAGGTCTATCACCAGGTCCCGCCGAAGGTGGAGTACTCGCTCACCGAGTTCGGTCATTCCCTCAACACCGCGATGGCGCCGCTCGGAGAGTGGGGCGAGGAACACATCGAGCGCATCGAGGCCATCCCCTGGGACCAGGTCGGGTGA
- a CDS encoding DUF6203 family protein — translation MKRFFKVVVARWLARTPIGLAILGVGWFLGRRRRQQEQKQTGRGGRGYVTRGSGRPPRSGRRR, via the coding sequence ATGAAAAGGTTCTTCAAGGTCGTGGTGGCACGCTGGCTGGCCCGTACGCCGATCGGTCTGGCGATCCTGGGGGTGGGCTGGTTCCTGGGACGGCGACGCAGGCAACAGGAGCAGAAGCAGACCGGGCGAGGTGGGCGGGGATACGTGACGAGGGGAAGCGGGCGCCCGCCCCGCTCCGGTCGACGGCGCTGA
- a CDS encoding NAD(P)-dependent oxidoreductase, with protein MTAKNMTPVTVIGLGSMGTALAEAFVKAGHPTTVWNRTAAKAAPLIAMGADHAEAIEDAVAASPLVITCLTTFDDTRLALGPAVASLRGRALVTLNSGSPAGARETAAWAIGHGARFLAGAVKNVPSAVAAPDTLLYYSGDKTVFEEFETTLKVLGGDTVHLGDETDLAALYEMAVGAMLLPALVGFFQGAAAVQARGLEVNTMVRFAGKWLDMIKSLLPIYAKEIDSGDYADAASSVNLFLAGVAHDEDLAKETNVDTAWLAPLHDLVRRAAEAGHGDHSISALTEVLRKPA; from the coding sequence ATGACTGCAAAGAACATGACCCCGGTGACCGTCATCGGACTGGGCTCGATGGGCACAGCACTGGCCGAGGCCTTCGTCAAGGCCGGACACCCGACCACCGTCTGGAACAGGACCGCCGCCAAAGCCGCGCCCCTCATCGCCATGGGAGCCGATCATGCGGAGGCCATCGAGGACGCGGTGGCGGCAAGTCCCCTGGTCATCACCTGCCTGACCACCTTCGATGACACCCGGCTGGCCCTGGGGCCGGCCGTCGCGTCGCTGCGTGGGCGGGCCCTGGTCACCCTCAACAGCGGTTCCCCGGCCGGCGCCCGCGAGACGGCCGCCTGGGCCATCGGTCATGGCGCCCGGTTCCTGGCCGGGGCGGTCAAGAACGTGCCCTCGGCCGTGGCGGCACCGGACACCCTGCTGTACTACAGCGGCGACAAGACCGTCTTCGAGGAGTTCGAAACGACCCTGAAGGTGCTGGGCGGCGACACCGTCCATCTCGGCGACGAGACCGACCTCGCCGCCCTGTACGAGATGGCGGTGGGCGCCATGCTGCTGCCGGCACTCGTCGGCTTCTTCCAGGGCGCCGCCGCGGTCCAGGCGCGCGGGCTGGAGGTGAACACGATGGTGCGCTTCGCCGGCAAGTGGCTGGACATGATCAAATCCCTGCTGCCGATCTACGCCAAGGAGATCGACAGCGGCGACTACGCCGACGCCGCCTCCTCCGTGAACCTCTTCCTCGCCGGAGTGGCCCACGACGAGGACCTGGCCAAGGAGACAAACGTCGACACGGCCTGGCTCGCCCCGCTCCATGACCTGGTGAGGCGAGCGGCTGAGGCAGGCCACGGTGACCACAGCATCTCAGCCCTCACCGAGGTGCTCAGAAAGCCGGCGTGA
- a CDS encoding HalD/BesD family halogenase, with protein sequence MPTPNYETGHRKLSLDDRIEEHLEKTFQDPWEIRKLSHDFRRNGYVKLRNVVSGEVKNLVSDEVNRLLDLYARRIDINLKETSNSPRKMSTVSQQSIAQDSSLIPELYDSTALKGFLGRLANEPVVNCPWDEEKYVIIRQEKQGDTHGWHWGDFSFTLIWIMEAPSSEYGGMLQCVPHTNWVKEDPRVHDHLIKQQISTYAHETGDIYFLRSDTTLHRTVPLSEDRTRIILNTCWGSESDAKKEQSHETMEAMFS encoded by the coding sequence ATGCCGACTCCCAACTACGAGACCGGCCACCGGAAGCTCTCACTCGACGATCGGATCGAGGAGCATCTCGAAAAGACCTTTCAGGACCCCTGGGAAATTCGCAAACTGTCCCATGATTTCCGCAGGAACGGCTACGTCAAGCTGCGGAACGTGGTCTCCGGCGAGGTCAAGAATCTCGTCTCGGACGAGGTGAACCGGCTGCTCGACCTGTACGCCCGCCGGATCGACATCAACCTCAAGGAGACCAGCAACTCCCCGAGGAAGATGAGCACGGTCAGCCAGCAGTCCATCGCCCAGGACAGCTCCCTGATCCCGGAGCTCTACGACTCCACCGCCCTCAAGGGCTTCCTCGGCCGGCTGGCCAACGAGCCGGTCGTCAACTGCCCCTGGGACGAGGAGAAGTACGTCATCATCCGCCAGGAGAAGCAGGGCGACACCCACGGCTGGCACTGGGGCGACTTCAGCTTCACCCTCATCTGGATCATGGAGGCACCGAGCAGCGAGTACGGCGGCATGCTGCAGTGCGTCCCCCACACCAACTGGGTGAAGGAGGACCCCCGGGTCCACGACCACCTCATCAAGCAGCAGATCAGCACCTACGCCCACGAGACCGGCGACATCTACTTCCTGCGCTCCGACACGACGCTGCACCGCACGGTCCCGCTCTCCGAGGACCGCACCCGGATCATCCTCAACACCTGCTGGGGCAGCGAGTCCGACGCCAAGAAGGAGCAGTCGCACGAGACCATGGAGGCGATGTTCAGCTGA
- a CDS encoding helix-turn-helix transcriptional regulator, translating into MDKIRLLGEFLREQREAASPLQVGLLYSGFRRAPGLRREEVAMLAGVSTDFYTRLEEGRERHPSGRVLDALVRAFALEPDASRHLYDLAQWCPARHGGTPEKVSPGLITLIRSWPTTPALVCGRFLDVLATNQSGAVLYDGLDYRDNLLRMIFLDPAAQTFYLDWERLARARVARLHVAAAADLEDPYLTELVGELSLKSAEFRRLWARQDAGDLTCTPQGIRHALVGELDVTGTTYDVGQAPGQQLLLLQADPGSPSEESLAFLSGLDTSP; encoded by the coding sequence ATGGACAAGATCCGCCTGTTAGGCGAGTTTCTTCGCGAACAGCGTGAGGCTGCCTCTCCCCTCCAGGTGGGGCTGCTGTACTCCGGCTTCCGGCGGGCACCGGGGCTGCGCCGCGAGGAGGTGGCGATGCTGGCCGGGGTCAGCACCGACTTCTACACGCGGCTGGAAGAGGGGCGCGAGCGGCACCCGTCGGGACGGGTGCTTGACGCGCTGGTCCGGGCGTTCGCCCTCGAGCCGGACGCCTCCCGGCACCTGTACGACCTGGCGCAGTGGTGTCCGGCCCGGCACGGCGGCACCCCGGAGAAGGTCAGCCCGGGGCTGATCACCCTGATCCGGAGCTGGCCGACCACCCCCGCGCTCGTGTGCGGGCGCTTCCTGGACGTGCTCGCGACGAACCAGTCGGGCGCCGTGCTGTACGACGGCCTGGACTACCGCGACAACCTGCTGCGCATGATCTTCCTCGACCCCGCGGCACAGACCTTCTACCTCGACTGGGAGCGGCTGGCCAGGGCGCGGGTCGCACGGCTGCACGTCGCGGCCGCCGCGGACCTGGAGGACCCCTATCTCACCGAGCTCGTCGGCGAACTGTCGCTGAAAAGCGCGGAGTTCCGCAGGCTCTGGGCCCGCCAGGACGCCGGCGACCTGACCTGCACGCCCCAGGGGATCCGGCACGCCCTGGTGGGCGAGCTGGACGTGACCGGCACCACCTACGACGTCGGCCAGGCCCCCGGGCAGCAGCTCCTCCTCCTGCAGGCCGACCCCGGCAGCCCCTCCGAGGAATCCCTCGCCTTCCTGAGCGGCCTCGACACGAGCCCGTGA
- a CDS encoding helix-turn-helix transcriptional regulator, with protein MASERLLGEFLRARRAVTTPAQVGLPDAGRRRTPGLRRGEVATLAAVSTDYYIRLEQGRERHPSDQVIGALAEVFGLGPDATAHLYALARTDMPVHRGPRAPAAATARVSPHLIRLMCTWQTPAFVMSRCMDVLTVNPLATAFYGRGLHSGLKAGDNVLGTIFLDAAARRFYPDWEPIAHAAVAHLRATVGRDLDDPRLAELVDELSGRSGDFRRMWARHDVQTEISHVIRLHHDLVGELTVDYDMFSVTEAPGQQLVTIQATPGSPSADALAVLCRQARERDPASGHPTRCSDAETERLPPGGASC; from the coding sequence ATGGCCAGTGAGAGGCTGCTTGGCGAGTTCCTTCGCGCCCGGCGCGCGGTCACCACTCCCGCCCAGGTCGGCCTGCCGGACGCCGGACGCCGCCGGACGCCGGGCCTGCGACGGGGGGAGGTCGCGACGCTGGCCGCGGTCAGCACCGACTACTACATCCGCCTGGAACAGGGACGCGAACGCCACCCGTCCGACCAGGTGATCGGCGCCCTGGCGGAGGTGTTCGGCCTCGGCCCGGACGCCACGGCGCACCTGTACGCGTTGGCGCGCACGGACATGCCGGTCCACCGGGGACCACGCGCGCCGGCCGCCGCCACGGCGCGGGTCAGCCCGCACCTGATCCGGCTGATGTGCACCTGGCAGACACCGGCCTTCGTGATGAGCCGATGCATGGACGTGCTGACCGTCAACCCGCTGGCCACGGCCTTCTACGGACGGGGGCTGCACTCGGGGCTGAAGGCGGGCGACAACGTCCTCGGCACGATCTTCCTCGACGCCGCCGCGCGGAGGTTCTACCCCGACTGGGAGCCCATCGCGCACGCCGCGGTCGCCCACCTGCGCGCCACCGTCGGCAGGGACCTCGACGACCCCCGCCTGGCCGAGCTGGTCGACGAGCTGTCCGGCCGCAGCGGCGACTTCCGCCGCATGTGGGCCCGGCACGACGTGCAGACCGAGATCAGCCACGTCATACGCCTCCACCACGACCTGGTCGGGGAGCTGACGGTCGACTACGATATGTTCTCCGTCACCGAGGCACCCGGCCAGCAACTGGTCACCATCCAGGCCACCCCCGGCAGCCCCTCCGCGGACGCACTCGCCGTGCTCTGCCGGCAGGCGCGCGAACGCGACCCCGCCTCCGGCCACCCCACGCGGTGCTCCGACGCCGAAACCGAGCGCCTCCCCCCTGGGGGAGCGTCATGCTGA
- a CDS encoding SgcJ/EcaC family oxidoreductase, giving the protein MSTTDIADQARQADMEAIKQVVATVEHSQNNELPDEFVALFRADAIWTTGGGKRLFGREAISTFTHQVLPGGMGGSTVTFEVEHVLLIRPDVAAVKVRQVYRKPDGTEEVGTPLFVMAKEDGRWRLTACQNTSVLSDD; this is encoded by the coding sequence ATGAGCACAACGGATATCGCCGACCAGGCACGCCAGGCCGATATGGAAGCGATCAAGCAGGTGGTCGCCACGGTCGAACACTCCCAGAACAATGAACTCCCCGACGAGTTCGTCGCTCTGTTCCGAGCCGACGCGATCTGGACGACGGGCGGCGGCAAACGCCTCTTCGGTCGTGAGGCGATCTCCACGTTCACCCACCAGGTGCTTCCCGGCGGGATGGGGGGTTCGACGGTCACGTTCGAGGTCGAGCATGTGCTGCTCATCCGTCCCGACGTCGCCGCCGTGAAGGTGCGTCAGGTCTACCGGAAGCCCGACGGGACGGAGGAGGTGGGCACGCCGCTGTTCGTGATGGCGAAGGAGGACGGGCGGTGGCGCCTGACCGCCTGCCAGAACACCAGCGTGCTCAGCGACGACTGA
- a CDS encoding TetR/AcrR family transcriptional regulator, with amino-acid sequence MVVFAGQGDARRSMALLWRTTRSKETRPGPKPGLSVDLIVDTAVAIADEEGMAALSMRAVGERLGRTAMALYTYVPSKSELVDLMYDRALAELSTRHDLEAGWRAAVTSWAEETWEFYVRHPWVLQVSQARPVLGPNEYVMIEEAMRILRETGLEAGVLRHVAGTLFCFVRGAAQTVAESRQAPAVTGVSDEEWWYARSALLAEVAPDFCERFPTLTWLDGEGAYQSQDETVPYLEQEGRDTFTVGLAVLLDGIEATVTRAGV; translated from the coding sequence TTGGTCGTCTTCGCCGGACAGGGCGACGCGCGCCGTTCGATGGCGCTGCTGTGGCGTACCACCAGGTCGAAGGAGACGCGTCCCGGGCCCAAGCCCGGCCTGAGCGTGGACCTGATCGTGGACACGGCCGTCGCGATCGCCGACGAGGAGGGGATGGCCGCGCTCTCCATGCGCGCGGTGGGCGAGCGGCTCGGGCGCACGGCGATGGCCCTCTACACCTACGTCCCCAGCAAGAGCGAGCTGGTCGACCTGATGTACGACCGGGCGCTGGCCGAGTTGTCCACCCGCCACGACCTGGAGGCGGGCTGGCGGGCGGCCGTGACCTCCTGGGCGGAGGAGACCTGGGAGTTCTACGTACGGCACCCGTGGGTGCTGCAGGTGTCGCAGGCGCGTCCGGTGCTGGGCCCCAACGAGTACGTCATGATCGAGGAGGCGATGCGGATCCTCCGCGAGACCGGCCTGGAGGCCGGGGTGCTGCGGCACGTCGCCGGGACGCTGTTCTGCTTCGTGCGCGGGGCGGCGCAGACGGTCGCGGAGTCGCGGCAGGCCCCGGCGGTGACCGGAGTGTCCGACGAGGAGTGGTGGTACGCCCGCTCGGCCCTGCTGGCGGAGGTCGCGCCCGATTTCTGCGAGCGGTTCCCGACGCTGACGTGGCTCGACGGCGAGGGCGCCTACCAGTCCCAGGACGAGACCGTGCCCTACCTGGAACAGGAGGGAAGGGACACCTTCACCGTCGGGCTCGCCGTCCTCCTGGACGGGATCGAGGCGACCGTGACCAGGGCCGGAGTCTGA